In Sphaeramia orbicularis chromosome 14, fSphaOr1.1, whole genome shotgun sequence, the following are encoded in one genomic region:
- the arhgap32b gene encoding rho GTPase-activating protein 32 isoform X5 → MLLAYLSRLSAIADNKINCGPALTWMEVDNKGNHLLVHEESSINVPAIAAAHVIKRYIAQASDELSFEVGDIVSVIDMPPKEDTTWWRGKHGFQVGFFPSECVELINDKVPQSMTNSVPKPATPCSGLQPASWSLFPPYLEMESVIQDNAWVADPLNHYSLSSVSKKHGKLITFLRSFMKSRPTKQKLKQRGILRERVFGCDLGEHLLNSGHDVPQVLKSCTEFIEKHGVVDGIYRLSGIASNIQKLRHEFDSEQIPDLTKDVYIQDIHCVGSLCKLYFRELPNPLLTYQLYEKFSEAVSAATDEERLIKIHDVIQQLPPPHYRTLEFLMRHLSHLATFSYITNMHSKNLAIVWAPNLLRSKQIESACFSGTAAFMEVRIQSVVVEFILNHVDVLFSAKLSSLIREGAGHNSLSRPKSLLVSSPSTKLLSLEEAQARTQAQINSPVTEDSKYIEVGEGPAALQGKFHTVIEFPTERKRPPIKSKKSPVGSWRSFFNLGKSSSMSKRKLHRNPSEPNELKAMALAGGRGDTATLRSAKSEESLSSLHNVEGESKVYRPRRPRSSSDALSASFNGELLDSRQHCNSYDNLDATEDSDGDDGPICVPALISPPRSAGEDVDLSPPDIGMASLDFDPMSFQCSLPDTSYAFPLDDSPAGAEASTLKRSPRSACSKTNGSDLLSASFMGLNTPLLSTDFSLAAGEKMENKKLTTSYSYSDKPTQAVSPIKCGKTTSLTQFTTAELFSAETSDKNTAGQAVPAQPLSPPSLPKDSPPLMGSILLRAAEPSLSEAFQMELHSKLAAFDSQDSRELKAEDSVQWATVSSSQEGVVSPDSSKDLTPHSLSSTTPTTAPPPPPPKNAARMLALALAESAQQVSIQSRSSEPPTPVSPLHQLETAILQDSPPLLVQQLQTPSERRAEREGSPPPTSTASVGATASTYPSSSSSSCPPIKQQLPESTSTTSKTSNSAKSTTTPPGPQMETDISPPHTPFYKCAPNSCSAIHKSPERQNSGTGPGPVRTSSTSTTPATTPSGSCKEAGVLPPQPAPEVKQEESVPPPTLPKPTDPRPPTAPLPKKQTVPLPQQHPPPQHQPHVPAQPELQIQPPHQPLTQCQTQILPQTQPPAAAQPPPLSKARARVAPTSAEPVEKPWEAIKPVQPCTEPIKHGPTPPAPPVRTMESKLAAAALSQSEASFHVLGEGHLEDALPHHPLSPRKSSTHQPAYLYHAKGEPVLIEPPYYHQRSVPLQAMPHHFRPDSVPPHLSYVSKSEPQIPYSARLDNRYSTLGPRSYHHSIKSRGNPRSVYVTPGPGHQGYSHDRTHGYPTIRRVHSLHVPSTIRSVPIQRTEVPPDDDLYFYHRPVYPCKAYQQPPPPPPPPQPQQSSQADYHVTQLQPYFENGRVQYRYSPYSGSGPLEAPFYDIDPYGTIRVRHFHNYGSRDPSAGASRPGGKATGYHYLSRHVLPPGKEHSFVSRDMPPGHGTKEAAAYLAWDPEETERLRMHSIRRESRARQKVKGPVLSQYDNVGLFTPADISGYETLHLRSKSDPGKAVLVAAESKDGRYLPRHMVSDPDVVMYMETDKHVQGSATMEKSDGLAKQSSTKKCQSSHSLPATLSHGLSHQQESGRHDAKTGDDKLTGDGGRSKHWQQEYPNKRNLQPRYECPDADHHQSKVKTQSGYHSSDDQPSAPREQMPRPKPERSHSVREPQQQQQQHYNQGKPELDRDYPYQKHSTKTVQSHYDNLDDYHPVPQPQAPVQKRGGAGSGSYGAPGFTVSHNNRAYSTALGQGAYIQTDLALQRPETEIRTE, encoded by the exons TGTCTAAGAAGCACGGGAAGCTGATCACCTTCTTACGCTCCTTCATGAAGTCCAGACCCACCAAACAGAAGCTGAAGCAGAGGGGCATCCTCCGGGAGAGGGTGTTCGGCTGCGACCTCGGAGAACACCTTCTCAACTCAGGCCATGACG TTCCCCAGGTCCTCAAGAGCTGTACGGAGTTCATCGAGAAGCACGGCGTGGTGGATGGGATCTATCGCCTCTCTGGTATTGCTTCAAACATCCAGAAATTGCG GCATGAGTTTGACTCGGAGCAGATCCCCGACCTGACCAAAGATGTTTACATCCAGGACATCCACTGCGTCGGCTCGCTCTGTAAGCTCTACTTCAGAGAGCTTCCCAACCCCCTGCTCACCTACCAGCTCTATGAGAAATTTTCT GAGGCCGTATCAGCAGCAACTGATGAAGAACGACTCATCAAAATCCATGATGTCATCCAGCAGCTTCCTCCGCCGCATTACAG GACCCTGGAGTTCCTCATGAGACACCTCTCCCATCTGGCAACGTTCAGCTACATCACCAACATGCACAGCAAGAACCTGGCCATCGTCTGGGCCCCAAACCTCCTGAG GTCAAAACAGATCGAATCAGCGTGCTTCAGCGGCACAGCAGCCTTCATGGAAGTCCGAATCCAGTCGGTAGTAGTGGAGTTCATTCTTAACCACGTGGACGTTCTCTTCAGTGCTAAACTCAGCTCGCTAATACGAGAAGGAGCAG GTCACAACTCACTGTCTCGGCCAAAGTCCCTGCTGGTTTCATCGCCCTCCACTAAACTGCTGAGTCTGGAGGAGGCCCAGGCCAGGACTCAGGCTCAGATCAACTCTCCAGTCACTGAAGACAGCAAGTACATCGAGGTGGGCGAAGGTCCAGCCGCCCTGCAGGGCAAGTTCCACACAGTCATCGAGTTTCCCACTGAGAG GAAAAGGCCTCCTATTAAATCGAAGAAGTCTCCTGTGGGTAGCTGGCGATCCTTCTTTAACCTGGGAAAGTCCTCCTCCATGTCCAAGCGCAAGTTGCATCGTAACCCCAGTGAACCCAATGAACTGAAGGCCATGGCTCTCGCTG GAGGCAGAGGGGACACAGCCACATTGAGGTCGGCCAAAAGTGAGGAGTCGCTGAGTTCCCTGCACAATGTTGAAG GAGAGTCCAAGGTGTACCGTCCTCGGCGGCCACGCTCCAGCAGTGACGCCCTGTCAGCCTCCTTTAACGGCGAGCTCCTGGACAGCCGGCAGCACTGCAACTCCTACGACAACTTGGACGCCACAGAGGACAGCGACGGGGATGATGGGCCCATCTGTGTGCCCGCCCTCATCTCCCCTCCACGCTCAGCAGGTGAAGACGTCGACCTCAGCCCACCAGACATCGGCATGGCCTCCCTGGACTTCGACCCCATGTCTTTCCAGTGCAGCCTCCCCGACACATCGTACGCCTTCCCCCTCGATGATTCGCCTGCCGGGGCAGAAGCCTCCACGTTAAAGAGAAGCCCTAGAAGCGCCTGCAGTAAAACCAACggctctgacctcctctctgcctcCTTTATGGGCCTGAACACTCCTTTGTTGTCCACAGACTTCAGCCTGGCTGCTGgagaaaaaatggaaaacaaGAAGCTGACCACTTCCTATTCCTACTCCGATAAACCAACACAAGCTGTGTCACCTATCAAATGTGGAAAGACCACTAGTTTGACACAGTTTACCACTGCAGAGCTTTTCTCTGCTGAGACTTCTGACAAAAACACAGCTGGACAGGCTGTTCCTGCGCAGCCATTATCCCCTCCTTCACTGCCCAAGGACTCTCCTCCACTGATGGGTAGCATACTGCTGAGGGCAGCCGAGCCGTCGCTGAGTGAGGCTTTCCAAATGGAGCTGCACTCGAAGCTGGCAGCCTTCGACAGCCAGGACAGTCGAGAGCTGAAAGCGGAGGACAGCGTTCAGTGGGCGACAGTGAGCAGCAGCCAAGAGG GAGTCGTATCTCCGGACTCATCAAAGGACCTCACCCCTCATTCCCTCAGCTCTACAACTCCCaccactgctcctcctcctccccctcccaaAAATGCTGCCCGCATGTTGGCCTTGGCCCTTGCTGAGTCTGCCCAGCAGGTCTCCATCCAGTCCCGGTCCTCTGAACCCCCGACGCCGGTGTCCCCGCTGCACCAACTGGAGACCGCCATCCTTCAGGACTCGCCGCCTCTCCTGGTGCAGCAACTCCAGACTCCGTCTGAGAGGAGAGCTGAAAGGGAGGGTTCTCCACCACCGACCAGCACAGCTTCAGTCGGTGCCACCGCCTCAAcgtacccctcctcctcctcctcctcttgtcccCCCATCAAACAGCAGCTGCCAGAGTCGACCAGCACGACCTCGAAGACGTCAAACAGTGCCAAGTCCACTACGACTCCACCTGGACCACAGATGGAAACAGACATCAGCCCACCACACACTCCCTTTTACAAGTGTGCCCCCAACTCCTGTTCAGCAATCCACAAGAGTCCTGAAAGGCAGAACTCTGGGACTGGACCAGGCCCTGTCCGTACTAGCTCCACCAGTACCACTCCAGCCACCACCCCCAGTGGCAGCTGTAAGGAGGCTGGAGTGTTACCGCCACAACCTGCTCCTGAG GTCAAACAGGAGGAGTCAGTACCTCCACCAACCCTTCCAAAACCAACAGACCCACGCCCTCCCACAGCTCCACTGCCTAAAAAGCAGACTGTGCCACTGCCCCAGCAGCATCCACCCCCTCAGCATCAGCCTCATGTTCCAGCGCAGCCTGAGCTTCAAATCCAGCCACCGCATCAGCCTCTCACACAATGTCAGACACAAATCCTCCCGCAAACACAACCGCCGGCCGCCGCTCAACCTCCGCCTCTCTCTAAAGCCAGGGCCAGAGTGGCTCCCACCTCTGCTGAGCCAGTCGAGAAGCCCTGGGAGGCAATAAAACCAGTCCAGCCTTGCACAGAGCCCATTAAACATGGACCCACACCTCCAGCGCCGCCTGTTCGCACCATGGAGAGTAAACTGGCTGCAGCAGCTCTCAGCCAAAGTGAAGCGTCCTTCCACGTCCTGGGGGAGGGCCATCTGGAGGACGCCCTCCCCCATCACCCCCTGTCTCCTCGGAAATCTTCCACACACCAGCCAGCCTACCTGTATCACGCTAAAGGAGAACCGGTCTTAATCGAGCCTCCGTACTACCACCAGAGGTCCGTTCCTCTGCAGGCGATGCCACATCACTTCCGACCTGACAGCGTCCCACCACACCTCTCCTATGTGTCCAAATCTGAGCCTCAGATACCATACAGTGCCCGATTAGACAACAGATACAGCACTTTAGGCCCCAGGTCCTACCACCACTCCATAAAGTCCAGAGGGAACCCAAGGAGTGTGTACGTGACTCCAGGACCAGGTCACCAGGGTTACAGCCATGACAGAACCCACGGCTACCCCACCATCCGGAGAGTGCACTCACTCCACGTTCCCTCCACAATCCGCTCAGTTCCCATTCAGAGGACTGAGGTTCCCCCCGACGATGATTTGTACTTCTACCACCGGCCTGTTTATCCGTGCAAAGCCTACCAACAGCCGCCACCACCACCGCCGCCGCCACAGCCACAGCAGTCCTCACAGGCAGACTACCACGTCACCCAGCTGCAGCCTTACTTTGAGAATGGGCGGGTCCAGTATCGTTACAGTCCATACTCGGGTTCTGGGCCTTTGGAGGCTCCTTTTTACGACATAGACCCTTATGGGACTATCAGAGTCCGACACTTCCACAACTATGGAAGCCGAGATCCGAGCGCTGGTGCCAGCAGACCGGGTGGAAAGGCCACCGGGTACCACTACCTCTCTCGCCATGTTCTTCCACCTGGTAAGGAGCACAGCTTTGTGAGCAGGGACATGCCGCCGGGTCACGGGACCAAGGAAGCGGCTGCTTATCTCGCTTGGGACCCAGAGGAGACGGAGAGGCTCCGCATGCACTCCATCCGTAGGGAGAGCCGGGCCCGGCAGAAGGTTAAAGGCCCCGTCCTCTCTCAGTACGACAACGTAGGCTTGTTCACACCAGCAGATATTTCAGGCTATGAAACCCTGCACTTGCGCAGTAAATCTGACCCAGGCAAAGCTGTGCTGGTTGCAGCTGAGAGTAAAGACGGGCGTTACCTCCCCAGACACATGGTGTCAGACCCAGACGTGGTCATGTACATGGAGACCGACAAGCATGTTCAGGGAAGCGCAACGATGGAAAAGTCTGACGGGCTCGCCAAGCAAAGCAGCACCAAGAAATGCCAATCCTCTCACTCCCTCCCTGCTACTCTGAGCCACGGCCTGTCCCATCAGCAGGAGAGTGGCCGGCACGACGCCAAGACAGGTGACGACAAGCTCACCGGAGACGGCGGTAGGTCGAAACACTGGCAGCAGGAATACCCCAACAAAAGGAACTTACAGCCGCGTTACGAATGCCCGGACGCCGACCACCACCAGAGTAAAGTGAAAACACAGAGCGGCTACCACAGCTCAGACGACCAACCGTCAGCCCCCAGGGAACAAATGCCCCGCCCCAAACCTGAGCGATCGCACAGCGTCCGAGagccgcagcagcaacagcagcagcactaCAACCAGGGTAAACCCGAACTGGACCGAGACTACCCCTATCAGAAACACAGCACTAAAACGGTGCAGTCCCACTACGATAACTTGGACGATTACCACCCAGTACCTCAGCCTCAGGCCCCTGTCCAAAAACGTGGAGGCGCCGGCTCCGGTTCATACGGGGCCCCAGGGTTTACAGTGAGCCACAACAACAGGGCGTACTCCACAGCACTGGGCCAGGGAGCCTATATTCAGACTGATCTGGCCCTCCAGAGACCAGAGACAGAGATACGTACAGAATGA
- the h3f3c gene encoding H3 histone, family 3C: MARTKQTARKSTGGKAPRKQLATKAARKSAPSTGGVKKPHRYRPGTVALREIRRYQKSTELLIRKLPFQRLVREIAQDFKTDLRFQSAAIGALQEASEAYLVGLFEDTNLCAIHAKRVTIMPKDIQLARRIRGERA; encoded by the exons ATGGCTCGTACCAAGCAGACTGCGCGTAAGTCCACTGGAGGTAAAGCTCCCCGTAAGCAGCTCGCCACCAAGGCGGCTCGTAAAAGTGCTCCATCCACCGGTGGAGTCAAGAAGCCCCATCGTTACAG GCCCGGTACCGTGGCTCTGAGAGAGATCCGTCGGTACCAGAAGTCAACTGAGCTGCTGATCCGTAAGCTGCCCTTCCAGCGCCTGGTGAGGGAGATCGCTCAGGACTTCAAGACCGATCTGCGTTTCCAGAGCGCCGCCATTGGTGCCCTTCAG GAGGCCAGCGAGGCGTACCTGGTGGGTCTGTTCGAGGACACCAACCTGTGTGCCATCCATGCCAAGCGTGTCACCATCATGCCCAAAGACATCCAGCTGGCACGCCGCATCCGTGGCGAGCGCGCTTAG
- the arhgap32b gene encoding rho GTPase-activating protein 32 isoform X6: protein MKSRPTKQKLKQRGILRERVFGCDLGEHLLNSGHDVPQVLKSCTEFIEKHGVVDGIYRLSGIASNIQKLRHEFDSEQIPDLTKDVYIQDIHCVGSLCKLYFRELPNPLLTYQLYEKFSEAVSAATDEERLIKIHDVIQQLPPPHYRTLEFLMRHLSHLATFSYITNMHSKNLAIVWAPNLLRSKQIESACFSGTAAFMEVRIQSVVVEFILNHVDVLFSAKLSSLIREGAGHNSLSRPKSLLVSSPSTKLLSLEEAQARTQAQINSPVTEDSKYIEVGEGPAALQGKFHTVIEFPTERKRPPIKSKKSPVGSWRSFFNLGKSSSMSKRKLHRNPSEPNELKAMALAGGRGDTATLRSAKSEESLSSLHNVEGESKVYRPRRPRSSSDALSASFNGELLDSRQHCNSYDNLDATEDSDGDDGPICVPALISPPRSAGEDVDLSPPDIGMASLDFDPMSFQCSLPDTSYAFPLDDSPAGAEASTLKRSPRSACSKTNGSDLLSASFMGLNTPLLSTDFSLAAGEKMENKKLTTSYSYSDKPTQAVSPIKCGKTTSLTQFTTAELFSAETSDKNTAGQAVPAQPLSPPSLPKDSPPLMGSILLRAAEPSLSEAFQMELHSKLAAFDSQDSRELKAEDSVQWATVSSSQEGVVSPDSSKDLTPHSLSSTTPTTAPPPPPPKNAARMLALALAESAQQVSIQSRSSEPPTPVSPLHQLETAILQDSPPLLVQQLQTPSERRAEREGSPPPTSTASVGATASTYPSSSSSSCPPIKQQLPESTSTTSKTSNSAKSTTTPPGPQMETDISPPHTPFYKCAPNSCSAIHKSPERQNSGTGPGPVRTSSTSTTPATTPSGSCKEAGVLPPQPAPEVKQEESVPPPTLPKPTDPRPPTAPLPKKQTVPLPQQHPPPQHQPHVPAQPELQIQPPHQPLTQCQTQILPQTQPPAAAQPPPLSKARARVAPTSAEPVEKPWEAIKPVQPCTEPIKHGPTPPAPPVRTMESKLAAAALSQSEASFHVLGEGHLEDALPHHPLSPRKSSTHQPAYLYHAKGEPVLIEPPYYHQRSVPLQAMPHHFRPDSVPPHLSYVSKSEPQIPYSARLDNRYSTLGPRSYHHSIKSRGNPRSVYVTPGPGHQGYSHDRTHGYPTIRRVHSLHVPSTIRSVPIQRTEVPPDDDLYFYHRPVYPCKAYQQPPPPPPPPQPQQSSQADYHVTQLQPYFENGRVQYRYSPYSGSGPLEAPFYDIDPYGTIRVRHFHNYGSRDPSAGASRPGGKATGYHYLSRHVLPPGKEHSFVSRDMPPGHGTKEAAAYLAWDPEETERLRMHSIRRESRARQKVKGPVLSQYDNVGLFTPADISGYETLHLRSKSDPGKAVLVAAESKDGRYLPRHMVSDPDVVMYMETDKHVQGSATMEKSDGLAKQSSTKKCQSSHSLPATLSHGLSHQQESGRHDAKTGDDKLTGDGGRSKHWQQEYPNKRNLQPRYECPDADHHQSKVKTQSGYHSSDDQPSAPREQMPRPKPERSHSVREPQQQQQQHYNQGKPELDRDYPYQKHSTKTVQSHYDNLDDYHPVPQPQAPVQKRGGAGSGSYGAPGFTVSHNNRAYSTALGQGAYIQTDLALQRPETEIRTE from the exons ATGAAGTCCAGACCCACCAAACAGAAGCTGAAGCAGAGGGGCATCCTCCGGGAGAGGGTGTTCGGCTGCGACCTCGGAGAACACCTTCTCAACTCAGGCCATGACG TTCCCCAGGTCCTCAAGAGCTGTACGGAGTTCATCGAGAAGCACGGCGTGGTGGATGGGATCTATCGCCTCTCTGGTATTGCTTCAAACATCCAGAAATTGCG GCATGAGTTTGACTCGGAGCAGATCCCCGACCTGACCAAAGATGTTTACATCCAGGACATCCACTGCGTCGGCTCGCTCTGTAAGCTCTACTTCAGAGAGCTTCCCAACCCCCTGCTCACCTACCAGCTCTATGAGAAATTTTCT GAGGCCGTATCAGCAGCAACTGATGAAGAACGACTCATCAAAATCCATGATGTCATCCAGCAGCTTCCTCCGCCGCATTACAG GACCCTGGAGTTCCTCATGAGACACCTCTCCCATCTGGCAACGTTCAGCTACATCACCAACATGCACAGCAAGAACCTGGCCATCGTCTGGGCCCCAAACCTCCTGAG GTCAAAACAGATCGAATCAGCGTGCTTCAGCGGCACAGCAGCCTTCATGGAAGTCCGAATCCAGTCGGTAGTAGTGGAGTTCATTCTTAACCACGTGGACGTTCTCTTCAGTGCTAAACTCAGCTCGCTAATACGAGAAGGAGCAG GTCACAACTCACTGTCTCGGCCAAAGTCCCTGCTGGTTTCATCGCCCTCCACTAAACTGCTGAGTCTGGAGGAGGCCCAGGCCAGGACTCAGGCTCAGATCAACTCTCCAGTCACTGAAGACAGCAAGTACATCGAGGTGGGCGAAGGTCCAGCCGCCCTGCAGGGCAAGTTCCACACAGTCATCGAGTTTCCCACTGAGAG GAAAAGGCCTCCTATTAAATCGAAGAAGTCTCCTGTGGGTAGCTGGCGATCCTTCTTTAACCTGGGAAAGTCCTCCTCCATGTCCAAGCGCAAGTTGCATCGTAACCCCAGTGAACCCAATGAACTGAAGGCCATGGCTCTCGCTG GAGGCAGAGGGGACACAGCCACATTGAGGTCGGCCAAAAGTGAGGAGTCGCTGAGTTCCCTGCACAATGTTGAAG GAGAGTCCAAGGTGTACCGTCCTCGGCGGCCACGCTCCAGCAGTGACGCCCTGTCAGCCTCCTTTAACGGCGAGCTCCTGGACAGCCGGCAGCACTGCAACTCCTACGACAACTTGGACGCCACAGAGGACAGCGACGGGGATGATGGGCCCATCTGTGTGCCCGCCCTCATCTCCCCTCCACGCTCAGCAGGTGAAGACGTCGACCTCAGCCCACCAGACATCGGCATGGCCTCCCTGGACTTCGACCCCATGTCTTTCCAGTGCAGCCTCCCCGACACATCGTACGCCTTCCCCCTCGATGATTCGCCTGCCGGGGCAGAAGCCTCCACGTTAAAGAGAAGCCCTAGAAGCGCCTGCAGTAAAACCAACggctctgacctcctctctgcctcCTTTATGGGCCTGAACACTCCTTTGTTGTCCACAGACTTCAGCCTGGCTGCTGgagaaaaaatggaaaacaaGAAGCTGACCACTTCCTATTCCTACTCCGATAAACCAACACAAGCTGTGTCACCTATCAAATGTGGAAAGACCACTAGTTTGACACAGTTTACCACTGCAGAGCTTTTCTCTGCTGAGACTTCTGACAAAAACACAGCTGGACAGGCTGTTCCTGCGCAGCCATTATCCCCTCCTTCACTGCCCAAGGACTCTCCTCCACTGATGGGTAGCATACTGCTGAGGGCAGCCGAGCCGTCGCTGAGTGAGGCTTTCCAAATGGAGCTGCACTCGAAGCTGGCAGCCTTCGACAGCCAGGACAGTCGAGAGCTGAAAGCGGAGGACAGCGTTCAGTGGGCGACAGTGAGCAGCAGCCAAGAGG GAGTCGTATCTCCGGACTCATCAAAGGACCTCACCCCTCATTCCCTCAGCTCTACAACTCCCaccactgctcctcctcctccccctcccaaAAATGCTGCCCGCATGTTGGCCTTGGCCCTTGCTGAGTCTGCCCAGCAGGTCTCCATCCAGTCCCGGTCCTCTGAACCCCCGACGCCGGTGTCCCCGCTGCACCAACTGGAGACCGCCATCCTTCAGGACTCGCCGCCTCTCCTGGTGCAGCAACTCCAGACTCCGTCTGAGAGGAGAGCTGAAAGGGAGGGTTCTCCACCACCGACCAGCACAGCTTCAGTCGGTGCCACCGCCTCAAcgtacccctcctcctcctcctcctcttgtcccCCCATCAAACAGCAGCTGCCAGAGTCGACCAGCACGACCTCGAAGACGTCAAACAGTGCCAAGTCCACTACGACTCCACCTGGACCACAGATGGAAACAGACATCAGCCCACCACACACTCCCTTTTACAAGTGTGCCCCCAACTCCTGTTCAGCAATCCACAAGAGTCCTGAAAGGCAGAACTCTGGGACTGGACCAGGCCCTGTCCGTACTAGCTCCACCAGTACCACTCCAGCCACCACCCCCAGTGGCAGCTGTAAGGAGGCTGGAGTGTTACCGCCACAACCTGCTCCTGAG GTCAAACAGGAGGAGTCAGTACCTCCACCAACCCTTCCAAAACCAACAGACCCACGCCCTCCCACAGCTCCACTGCCTAAAAAGCAGACTGTGCCACTGCCCCAGCAGCATCCACCCCCTCAGCATCAGCCTCATGTTCCAGCGCAGCCTGAGCTTCAAATCCAGCCACCGCATCAGCCTCTCACACAATGTCAGACACAAATCCTCCCGCAAACACAACCGCCGGCCGCCGCTCAACCTCCGCCTCTCTCTAAAGCCAGGGCCAGAGTGGCTCCCACCTCTGCTGAGCCAGTCGAGAAGCCCTGGGAGGCAATAAAACCAGTCCAGCCTTGCACAGAGCCCATTAAACATGGACCCACACCTCCAGCGCCGCCTGTTCGCACCATGGAGAGTAAACTGGCTGCAGCAGCTCTCAGCCAAAGTGAAGCGTCCTTCCACGTCCTGGGGGAGGGCCATCTGGAGGACGCCCTCCCCCATCACCCCCTGTCTCCTCGGAAATCTTCCACACACCAGCCAGCCTACCTGTATCACGCTAAAGGAGAACCGGTCTTAATCGAGCCTCCGTACTACCACCAGAGGTCCGTTCCTCTGCAGGCGATGCCACATCACTTCCGACCTGACAGCGTCCCACCACACCTCTCCTATGTGTCCAAATCTGAGCCTCAGATACCATACAGTGCCCGATTAGACAACAGATACAGCACTTTAGGCCCCAGGTCCTACCACCACTCCATAAAGTCCAGAGGGAACCCAAGGAGTGTGTACGTGACTCCAGGACCAGGTCACCAGGGTTACAGCCATGACAGAACCCACGGCTACCCCACCATCCGGAGAGTGCACTCACTCCACGTTCCCTCCACAATCCGCTCAGTTCCCATTCAGAGGACTGAGGTTCCCCCCGACGATGATTTGTACTTCTACCACCGGCCTGTTTATCCGTGCAAAGCCTACCAACAGCCGCCACCACCACCGCCGCCGCCACAGCCACAGCAGTCCTCACAGGCAGACTACCACGTCACCCAGCTGCAGCCTTACTTTGAGAATGGGCGGGTCCAGTATCGTTACAGTCCATACTCGGGTTCTGGGCCTTTGGAGGCTCCTTTTTACGACATAGACCCTTATGGGACTATCAGAGTCCGACACTTCCACAACTATGGAAGCCGAGATCCGAGCGCTGGTGCCAGCAGACCGGGTGGAAAGGCCACCGGGTACCACTACCTCTCTCGCCATGTTCTTCCACCTGGTAAGGAGCACAGCTTTGTGAGCAGGGACATGCCGCCGGGTCACGGGACCAAGGAAGCGGCTGCTTATCTCGCTTGGGACCCAGAGGAGACGGAGAGGCTCCGCATGCACTCCATCCGTAGGGAGAGCCGGGCCCGGCAGAAGGTTAAAGGCCCCGTCCTCTCTCAGTACGACAACGTAGGCTTGTTCACACCAGCAGATATTTCAGGCTATGAAACCCTGCACTTGCGCAGTAAATCTGACCCAGGCAAAGCTGTGCTGGTTGCAGCTGAGAGTAAAGACGGGCGTTACCTCCCCAGACACATGGTGTCAGACCCAGACGTGGTCATGTACATGGAGACCGACAAGCATGTTCAGGGAAGCGCAACGATGGAAAAGTCTGACGGGCTCGCCAAGCAAAGCAGCACCAAGAAATGCCAATCCTCTCACTCCCTCCCTGCTACTCTGAGCCACGGCCTGTCCCATCAGCAGGAGAGTGGCCGGCACGACGCCAAGACAGGTGACGACAAGCTCACCGGAGACGGCGGTAGGTCGAAACACTGGCAGCAGGAATACCCCAACAAAAGGAACTTACAGCCGCGTTACGAATGCCCGGACGCCGACCACCACCAGAGTAAAGTGAAAACACAGAGCGGCTACCACAGCTCAGACGACCAACCGTCAGCCCCCAGGGAACAAATGCCCCGCCCCAAACCTGAGCGATCGCACAGCGTCCGAGagccgcagcagcaacagcagcagcactaCAACCAGGGTAAACCCGAACTGGACCGAGACTACCCCTATCAGAAACACAGCACTAAAACGGTGCAGTCCCACTACGATAACTTGGACGATTACCACCCAGTACCTCAGCCTCAGGCCCCTGTCCAAAAACGTGGAGGCGCCGGCTCCGGTTCATACGGGGCCCCAGGGTTTACAGTGAGCCACAACAACAGGGCGTACTCCACAGCACTGGGCCAGGGAGCCTATATTCAGACTGATCTGGCCCTCCAGAGACCAGAGACAGAGATACGTACAGAATGA